CGACAACGCGCTGAAGTTCACCCCCGCCGGAGAATCGGTCACGGTCACCGTCGTCCCCGACCGGTCGACCGTCGCCGTCGTCGTCGCCGACCACGGGCCCGGCCTCACCGAGGAGGAGCTCGGCCGCGTCGGCGACCGCTTCTGGCGCTCCGGCCGGCACCAGAACGTCAAGGGCTCGGGCCTCGGCCTCTCCATCGCGCGCGTCCTGCTGACGGCGGGCGGCGGAGGCGTGACCTTCGCCCCGAACGAGCCGCACGGGCTCCGGGTGACGGTCACGGTGCCGCGCCACGCGCCCGCGGAGCGGGAGCCGGACAGGCCTTAGGGCCTGTCCGGTGGATCAGGGCCGGACAGGCCCTAGGGCTTCACCGACTGGTAGTAGCGCCGCGCGCCGTCGTGGAGCTTCAGGGGCTCGGTGTAGACCGCCGTCCGCAGGTCCACCAGCTGGGCCGGGTGGACCTGGCGGCCGATCCCGTCCCTGCTTCTGATCACCGTACGGGTGAAGCCCTCCACCAGGTCCTCGTCCGCGTCCACCGTGGTGACCAGCAGGTTCGCCACCGCCAGGGTCGCGACCGGCTGTCCGTCCTGCGCCTTGTCGTAGGCGTCCGCCGGGATCACCGCCGACCGGTAGAACCGGGTCGAATCGCCGACGTCGTGCAGCCGGTCGACCAGCTTCGCGTCCAGCGGGATCAGCCGGATCGGGAAGCGCTCGGACAGCTTCTGCACCGCCTGGGTGGGCAGTCCGCCGGACCAGAAGAAGGCGTCGAGCTCGCCGCGCTCCAGGAGCCCCGGCATGGTGTCGATGCCCGCCGAGACCGGTTGGACGTCCCGGACGGGAGCCAGGCCGGCCGCCGCGAGCACCCGGTCGGCGATCAGTCGTACGCCGGACCCGTCCTGGCCCACGCCGACCCGCAGCCCGCGCAGGTCCCGGACCTTCTGCAGCGAGGAGCCCTTGCGCACGACGAGCTGGACGTAGTCGTCGTAGAGCCGTGCGCAGCCGCGCAGCCGCTCGAAGCCGGGCCTGCGCTCGCGCTGGTACTGGGCCACCGCGTCGGCCGTCGCGACCGTGAAGTCGGCCTTGCCGGTCGCCACCCGGGCCAGGTTCTGCTGGGAGCCCTCGCTGGCCTTGAGCGTTATCGACACCTCGGGCAGGTCCTGCGCCAGGGCGTTCTTGAGGAGCTCCCCGTACTGCTGGTAGACGCCGGTGGGGACGCCCGTGCTGAAGGTGACCGAGCCGCTCGGGGCGGGGGAGCCGAAGGGGGCCAGCCACCACACGAGCACCCCGCCCAGCGCGAGCAGCGCCGCCGAGACCGCCAGGAGACGGCGGCGGGCGGCACGGGAGAGCGAGGCGAACATGCAGCGATCCTGCCAGGTGGCCGACGTGTCTGGCCAGGATCGGCGGTACGGGGACTCCGGGGCGGCCGTCGTGCGGATCGGTGCGCCCGGCGCCGGCGGGCCGGTCCGCACGACCCCGAGTGCGCTCCGCCGAAGTGGTGAGCGGGCCCGTCGGTGCGCCCCGCGCCGTGTGTCGCGCCGGGGTGCCGGGGCCCCGGCGGTTAGCGTCGGAGCGCGCTCGGTGATCTTGAGGACAGTCCCCTGTCCGCCCCTGGCGTCCCCTTCCGAGCCGCCCGACCCGAAGCGTGACGTCGTCCCGCCGTCCCGCGCCCGTCGACCCGGCCGGCCCGCAGTGCCGCCTCACCCCGCCACGGCGGTGAGGCGGCGCACCACCTCGTCCCGGCCCAGGGCCCGGGCCACGGCGAAGAGGTCCGGGCTGCGGGTGGCGCCCGTGAGCGCGACCCGGGCCACGTTCGCGACGACGCGCGGCGGGCCCGCCCAGCGGTCCGGGTCCCCGCGCCAGGTGGCCGTGTCCGGGGCGTAGCCGTGGCGCCCGGCGATGGCGCCGAGCTTCGCGTACCACTCGTCGGGGGAGACGGCGGCGAAGTCGGCGGCGATCCGCCGCACGAGCTCCGGGGCGAGGCCGCCGTAGCGGTCGTCCCCGGGCGCCGGTGCCGGGCCGAAGAGCTCCGCGAAGAAGAAGCCGTACCGGTCGCGGAAGCAGGACCAGCGCTCCAGGTCCTTGCGGGCGGGCGCGCCCTCCGGCCGGCCCGTGGCCACGGCCGCAAGGGCGAGCTCCTCGTGGCGCGCGAGGACGGAGGCGAGCTCCGGGTCGTACTCCTCCGCCCAGACGAGGAGCTGCGCGTACAGCTCGCCCGGGGTGAGCGAGGCGATGAACTCCCGGCTCAGGGAGTGCAGTTTGGGCAGGTCGAGCAGGGGGCCCGAGGGGCGCATGCCGTCGAGCCGGACGTCGGCGGCGAGCGCCTCGGCGGTGGGGACGTCCATGAGCCGGATGTTGGCGAGGCCCCGCAGATAGTGCTGGACGGCTGCCGGGGGATAGCCGGCGGACAGGTAGTAGTCCACCGACGCCTCGGGGTCCTTGCGCTTGCTGAGCTTGCGGCGCGAGGGCCCCTCGGCCTTCATGAGCGGGGCGAGGTGCGCGTACGCGGGCGGCTCGAAGCCCAGCGCCGCGTGCAGCTGCAGATGGACCGGGGTCGAGGAGAGCCACTCCTCGCCGCGCACCACCAGCGTCACCCGCATCAGGTGGTCGTCCACGACGTGCGCGAAGTGGTAGGTGGGCAGGGGCAGTTCCTCCTGCGAGGACTTCAGGAGGACGATGTCGTTGCCGTTGTCCTGCATGGTGACCGAGGCCCGGATGCGGTCCGTGAACCGGACCCGGCCGGGGAACTCGTACGGGCAGCGGAACCGCACCACGTACGGCTCGCCCGCCGCGAGCCGACGCGCGGCCTCCTCGGGCGCGAGCGTCCGGCACGGCGCCCAGCGCCCGTAGTAGCCGAGCGGCGAGCGGCCCGCGCGCTGCTCCTCCGCGCTCCGGGCGAGCAGCTCCTTGCCGCAGAAGCAGGGGTACGCGCGGTCGCGTCTCAGGAGCTCGCGGACATGGCTGAGGTAGATCTCCCGGCGCTCCGACTGGAGGTACGGACCCCACGCCCCGTCCCCGGCGACCCCGCCCTCGTCGGGCGCGAGCCCGAAGGCACCGAGCAGGCGTGAGAACTCCTCGGCCGCGCCCGCCACTCGGCGCGAGCGGTCGGTGTCCTCGACGCGCAGCACGTGCACCCCGCCCGACTGGCGGGCGAGCGCCCGGGCCACGGCCGCCGTGTAGAGGCCGCCGATGTGCAGGTGTCCGGTGGGGCTCGGGGCGAAGCGCGTGACCTCGGCGCCGTCCGGCAGGGCGCGCGGTCCGAACCGCCGCTCCCAGTCGGCCGGTTCCGGGAGGTCGGGCGGGAACATCGCGTTGATGACGGACAGGTCGAGCACGGTGGACTCCCTCCTGGGTTCCTGGTGTGCCTGGTTCCTGGAGAGATCCACCGTAGGCCGGTGACCGGCCGTTTCGAGGGGTACGAGGGCGCGAGGCTGCGGAACTCCGAACCCTCTTCGGCCTTGTGGGCCCCCGGGGGCGCCGGGGGTCAGTAGCGTCCCGAGGACCGTTCCGTACGAAGGACCGCTCCGTACGGCGACCGTCCCGTACGGCGACCGTTCCGTACGACGACCACAAGGGGGTGTGATGGGCGGCACGCGCGCGGTGGGCCTGCTCGCACTCGGCTCCTTCGCCATGGGGACCGACGCCTACGCGATGGCAGGACTGCTCCCCGACATGGGCGCCGACCTGGACGTCTCCGTCTCCCTCGCCGGCCAGTCCGTCACCGCCTTCACCCTCTGCTACGCCCTGGCCGCGCCGCTCTTCTCGGCCGTCCTCGCCCGCTGGGGCACCCGTACCGTCCTCGTCACCGCGCTGGTCGTCTTCGTGCTCGCCAACGCCGGTACGGCCCTGGCCGGTTCGTACGCCGTGCTCCTCGGCACCCGCGCCCTCGCCGGCGTCGGAACGGGCCTCTTCACCCCGGCCGCCGCCACCGCCGCCGTCGCGCTCGTCCCGCCCGAGCGGCGCGGGCGCGCCCTGGGCCTGGTCCTCGGCGGGATGAGCGCGGGCACCGTGCTCGGCGTGCCGCTCGGGCTGCTCGTCGCGGCGGTCTCCGGCTGGCGGGCGGCCCTGTGGCTGATCACCGCCCTCGGCCTGGCCGCCCTGCTCGGCGTCGCGACCGCGCTGCCGCCCGTACGGGGAGCCGCCGCGCCCTCGCTGCGGGACCGGATCGGCGCCCTCGCCCGGCCCCGGGTCGCCGTGGTCGTCGCCGTCACCTTCACGCAGACCGTGGCCAGCCTCGGGCTCTACACCTACCTGGAACCCGTCCTGCACCGCGTCGCCGACGTGGGCAGCGCCGTGCCGTACCTCTGGGTCTGGGGCATCGGCGGGGTCTGCGGCAGCTTCCTCGCCGGGACCCTCGTCGACCGGACCGGCCGGCCCGCCCGCCTCGCGGTCACGCTCCTCGGCATCCTCGGCGGCGCCCTCGCGCTGCTGCCGTGGACCGGCGCCGTACCCGGGCTCGTCCTGCTGCCCCTGCTCGTCTGGGGCGCGGTCGGCTGGGCCTTCGTCGTCCCGCAGCAGCACCGGCTCCTCGCACAGGACGGCGGTGCCGCCGCCGTCGGCCTCAACAGCTCCGCCACCTATCTCGGCGGCGCCGTCGGCTCCGCGCTCGGCGGCCTCGCCCTCGCCCACGGGCTCGACGCCCGCCTGCTCCCGCTCCTCGCCGCCGGGGCCGCGCTCGCGGGAGTCCTCTTCCACCTCGCGGTGGCCCGGCGAACCACCGGGCCCGACCTTCCGGACAACGCACACGGGGCCGGAGCCGCGGACGCGACCGCGGCCGGGGCCCCCGAAAGGAACGCCTCATGAAATTCGGCGTCAATCTGCCCAACTACGGGCCCGAAGCCACCCCCGACGCCCTCGCCGACTGGGCGCTGCGGGTCGAGGCGATGGGCTACCACTACGCGATGGTCTCCGACCACGTGGCGCTCACCCCGGACGTCCAGCACCTCTTCCCCGCCCCGTTCTACGACCCCTTCGCGACCCTCGCCTGGCTCGCCGGGGTCACCAGGACGGTGGGGCTCGGCACGACGGTGACGATCCTCCCGTACCGGCATCCCGTGCACACCGCCCGCGTCGCCGCCAACATCGACCGGTTCAGCAACGGCCGGCTCGTCTTCGGCGCGGCCGCCGGCTGGGCCGCCCGGGAGTTCGCCGTCCTCGACGTGCCGTACCGCAAGCGCGGTGCGATCAGCGACGAGTACCTCGCCGCGATCAAGGCCTGCTGGGCCGACGAGGTCGCCTCCTTCGACGGCGCCCACGTCTCCTTCCGCGAGGTCCACACCGGGCCGCTGCCCGTACAGCGACCGGGCCCGCCCGTCTGGGTCGGCGGCCACAGCTACGGGGCGCTGCGCCGGGCCGTCCGCCTCGGCGACGCCTGGCACCCCACCTCCGTCTCCGGCGACTGGCTCCTCGGCGTGGGACTGCCCACGCTCCGCCAGGTCGCCGAGGAGCAGGAACTCCCGGTGCCCGACCTCTGTCCCCGGATCAAACTGCGGGTCACCCCACGGCCGCTGGGCCCGGGACGGCTGCTCGGCGAGGGCACCCTGGCGCAGATCGCCGACGACCTCGGGCTCCTCCAGGAGCTGGGCGCGGGCGCCGTCGTCCTCGACCCCACCTACCCGGGCGACCGGCGCGAGGCGGGCCGCACCGCGCGGGACCTCGACGTCCTGGAGACACTGGTCAAGGAGGTCATCGACGTGGACGCCGGCTGCGTACGATGACGAGACGCTGACGGCTTTACGAGCGGCTTTACGAACGGTGTTGCAAACGACGTTACGAGCGGCGTTACGAACGGCGTTACGAACGGCTTTACGAACGGCTTTACGGATGGCTTCACGGTGAGGGGGAGGGCGTGCGGGACGTGGCCGATCTGGACCTGCGGAAGCTGCGCGTGCTCAGGGAGCTCAGCGAGCGCGGCACCGTCAGCGCGGCCGCCCGGGCCCTCCACCTCACCCCGCAGGCCGTCTCCCAGCAGATCAGCGCCCTGGGGCGGGAGTTGGGCGTCCCGCTCACCGAACCGTCCGGGCGCCGGCTGCGCCTCACCGGCGCGGCGCGGATCGTGCTCCGGCACGCCGACGCCGTGTTCACCCAGGTCGAGCAGATGCGCGCCGAGCTCGCCGCGCACGAGAGCGGCGACAGCGGCGAGGTCGCGGTGGCCGGCTTCTCCACCACCCTCTCGGCGCTGATCCTGCCCGCCGTGGCCCGACTGCGGGAGACCCGGCCGCTGCTTCGGACCTCGCTCGCCGAGATCGACCCGCCGGAGAGCTTCTCGATGCTGCACCGCGGGGAGACGGACGTCGTCATCTCCGCGGACACCGCGCACCATCCGGGGGCGGTGGGCGAGGACCCGCGGTTCCACCGCGTCGCGCTCTGCGACGACCCCTTCGACATCGCCCTGCCGGAGGGCCACCGGCTCCTCGACAGCCCCCGGCTGCTCCTCGCCGACCTCGCCGAGGAGACCTGGATCTTCGCGACGACCGGCATGTGCCACGACATCGGCGTCGCCGCCTGTACGGCCGCCGGGTTCACCCCGCAGGCCTCCCACGCCATCGGCGACTGGGACGCCACCCTCGCGGCGGTGCGGCTCGGCCTCGGGGTCGCGCTCGTCCCGCGGATGGCCAAGCCGGCGCCGCGGCCCGAGGTGACGATCCGCGCGTTCAGCGCGCAGGCCCCGTCCCGTACGGTCTTCGCGGCCGTACGGGAGGGCAGCCAGACCTCCCCGGAGATCGCCGCCGTCCTGGACGCGCTCCGTACGGTGGCCAGGGCGGCCGTCGCCGCCTGAGCACCGTCCGACCTGGCGGAACGCGATTCGCCACGGCTCGTGGAAGGTACCGTCCACGAGCCGTTGCTGGACCCCGTCCGGCCGCCGCTGCCAGGCTCGTTCCCGTACCGCGGACCACTTCGCGCGTCCCTGAACCTCCCCCTTGTCCTCTCCTGGAGCGGGAACACCCATGTCCAAAGCCACGTACGCGCGGCTGGCCGCGCTGAGCCTCATCTGGGGCTCCGTCTTCCTGTGGATCAAGATCGCCGGATACGGCTTCTCACCCGTGCAGATGGTGCTCATCCGGCTCGCCCTCGGCGCCGTCGTCATCCTCGCCATCGGCTACGCGAAGGGGCTCCGGCTGCCCAAGGAGCCCGCCACCTGGGGGCATCTGGCGGTGGCCGCGCTCCTCGGCAACGCCGTCCCCTGGACCCTGTACGCCGAGGGCGAGATCGGGGGCTCCAGCAGCGTCGCCGCCGTCGTCAACGGCAGCGCGCCGATCTGGACCCTGGCGGCCGCGCTCCTCCTCGGCCAGGAGAAGCGGGTCTCCGGCTACAAGGCCGGCGGTGTGCTGCTCGGCCTCGGCGGCACCGCGCTCATCGCCTCCCCCTGGAACTCGGCCTCCGCGGGCAGCGGTTGGAGCATCCTCTGCTTCGTCCTCGGCTCGATCAGCTTCGGCGCCAGCTTCGCGTACATGGGCAAGTTCCTCGTGGGCAAGGGCATTCCGCCGCTGATGCTGGCCGGCGGGCAGCTCAGCGTGGCGACCGTGCTGCTCCTCGCCGCCTTCCCGTTCCTCGGCCTCCAGGCCGTGACCTGGCGCGCCGACTCGGTGATCTCGGTCCTCGTCCTCGGCGTGGTCTGCACCGGCTTCGCCGCACTGCTCAACTTCGAGCTGATCATCAAGGACGGTCCCACGGTGGCCTCCACCGTCACCTACCTGATGACCGCGGTGGCCGTGGTGCTCGGCGCCGTCGTGCTGCGCGAGCCGCTCGGCTGGACCGTGTGGCTGGGCGCCGTGGCGGTGCTCGCCGCCACCGGCCTGCTGCGCCGCAAGCCCCGCCCGGCGGCCGAACCGGCCCCCGAGGCGGCCCCCGTGCCGACACCTGCGGCGGCCGATTAGCCGAGCGCCGTCAGAACCCATTGAATGTCGGGCCGCCGGTCGCAACATTGTGTTCATTAATGGGCCGGGTGATGGATGGTAGCGTCACAGGTGGAAACACCCGGCCTTAATGGGGGAGTCGCACGTGGCTTTTGTGGTCGAACTCGTTTTCCGTGGCAATGGAACGGACCGGTTGAGTTTCGGAGAGGCTCATCGGGCCTACTGGAAAAGAATGGCCGCGCGCGGCATCCTGCTCGGCGGCGGCCCTTGGCGGGACGGCACCGGGGAGTTCCTGGTCTG
The DNA window shown above is from Streptomyces vietnamensis and carries:
- a CDS encoding TAXI family TRAP transporter solute-binding subunit produces the protein MFASLSRAARRRLLAVSAALLALGGVLVWWLAPFGSPAPSGSVTFSTGVPTGVYQQYGELLKNALAQDLPEVSITLKASEGSQQNLARVATGKADFTVATADAVAQYQRERRPGFERLRGCARLYDDYVQLVVRKGSSLQKVRDLRGLRVGVGQDGSGVRLIADRVLAAAGLAPVRDVQPVSAGIDTMPGLLERGELDAFFWSGGLPTQAVQKLSERFPIRLIPLDAKLVDRLHDVGDSTRFYRSAVIPADAYDKAQDGQPVATLAVANLLVTTVDADEDLVEGFTRTVIRSRDGIGRQVHPAQLVDLRTAVYTEPLKLHDGARRYYQSVKP
- a CDS encoding glutamate--tRNA ligase, with translation MLDLSVINAMFPPDLPEPADWERRFGPRALPDGAEVTRFAPSPTGHLHIGGLYTAAVARALARQSGGVHVLRVEDTDRSRRVAGAAEEFSRLLGAFGLAPDEGGVAGDGAWGPYLQSERREIYLSHVRELLRRDRAYPCFCGKELLARSAEEQRAGRSPLGYYGRWAPCRTLAPEEAARRLAAGEPYVVRFRCPYEFPGRVRFTDRIRASVTMQDNGNDIVLLKSSQEELPLPTYHFAHVVDDHLMRVTLVVRGEEWLSSTPVHLQLHAALGFEPPAYAHLAPLMKAEGPSRRKLSKRKDPEASVDYYLSAGYPPAAVQHYLRGLANIRLMDVPTAEALAADVRLDGMRPSGPLLDLPKLHSLSREFIASLTPGELYAQLLVWAEEYDPELASVLARHEELALAAVATGRPEGAPARKDLERWSCFRDRYGFFFAELFGPAPAPGDDRYGGLAPELVRRIAADFAAVSPDEWYAKLGAIAGRHGYAPDTATWRGDPDRWAGPPRVVANVARVALTGATRSPDLFAVARALGRDEVVRRLTAVAG
- a CDS encoding MFS transporter, translated to MGGTRAVGLLALGSFAMGTDAYAMAGLLPDMGADLDVSVSLAGQSVTAFTLCYALAAPLFSAVLARWGTRTVLVTALVVFVLANAGTALAGSYAVLLGTRALAGVGTGLFTPAAATAAVALVPPERRGRALGLVLGGMSAGTVLGVPLGLLVAAVSGWRAALWLITALGLAALLGVATALPPVRGAAAPSLRDRIGALARPRVAVVVAVTFTQTVASLGLYTYLEPVLHRVADVGSAVPYLWVWGIGGVCGSFLAGTLVDRTGRPARLAVTLLGILGGALALLPWTGAVPGLVLLPLLVWGAVGWAFVVPQQHRLLAQDGGAAAVGLNSSATYLGGAVGSALGGLALAHGLDARLLPLLAAGAALAGVLFHLAVARRTTGPDLPDNAHGAGAADATAAGAPERNAS
- a CDS encoding TIGR03619 family F420-dependent LLM class oxidoreductase → MKFGVNLPNYGPEATPDALADWALRVEAMGYHYAMVSDHVALTPDVQHLFPAPFYDPFATLAWLAGVTRTVGLGTTVTILPYRHPVHTARVAANIDRFSNGRLVFGAAAGWAAREFAVLDVPYRKRGAISDEYLAAIKACWADEVASFDGAHVSFREVHTGPLPVQRPGPPVWVGGHSYGALRRAVRLGDAWHPTSVSGDWLLGVGLPTLRQVAEEQELPVPDLCPRIKLRVTPRPLGPGRLLGEGTLAQIADDLGLLQELGAGAVVLDPTYPGDRREAGRTARDLDVLETLVKEVIDVDAGCVR
- a CDS encoding LysR family transcriptional regulator, with translation MRDVADLDLRKLRVLRELSERGTVSAAARALHLTPQAVSQQISALGRELGVPLTEPSGRRLRLTGAARIVLRHADAVFTQVEQMRAELAAHESGDSGEVAVAGFSTTLSALILPAVARLRETRPLLRTSLAEIDPPESFSMLHRGETDVVISADTAHHPGAVGEDPRFHRVALCDDPFDIALPEGHRLLDSPRLLLADLAEETWIFATTGMCHDIGVAACTAAGFTPQASHAIGDWDATLAAVRLGLGVALVPRMAKPAPRPEVTIRAFSAQAPSRTVFAAVREGSQTSPEIAAVLDALRTVARAAVAA
- a CDS encoding DMT family transporter, with product MSKATYARLAALSLIWGSVFLWIKIAGYGFSPVQMVLIRLALGAVVILAIGYAKGLRLPKEPATWGHLAVAALLGNAVPWTLYAEGEIGGSSSVAAVVNGSAPIWTLAAALLLGQEKRVSGYKAGGVLLGLGGTALIASPWNSASAGSGWSILCFVLGSISFGASFAYMGKFLVGKGIPPLMLAGGQLSVATVLLLAAFPFLGLQAVTWRADSVISVLVLGVVCTGFAALLNFELIIKDGPTVASTVTYLMTAVAVVLGAVVLREPLGWTVWLGAVAVLAATGLLRRKPRPAAEPAPEAAPVPTPAAAD